The genomic stretch ACGTCCACGAGAATTCGGCTTATTCGACATGACGGGAATGTTACAGCGCCTCCAAGGCGCACAGGCGAAAGCGGAAACGCTCATCGAGGCGCTGCCGTGGATCAGGGAGTTCGCGGGAAAGCGCGTCGTCATCAAATATGGCGGCAACGCGATGGTCAACGACGATCTCAAACGGGCCTTCGCGAAAGACATCATTTTCATGCGCTCGGTTGGGCTCTATCCGATCGTTGTTCACGGGGGCGGACCACAGATCAATTCGATGCTACAACGCGTGGGCATCACATCTGAATTTCGTGGCGGACTGCGTGTGACGGACAAGGACACGATGGACGTCGTGCGCATGGTGCTCACCGGCCAGGTGCAACGCGAACTGGTCTCGCTGCTCAATATCGACGGGCCGTACGCGATGGGCCTATCGGGAGAAGACGCCGGCTTACTGACGGCCCGGAGGCGTACGGCCACGATTGACGGCAAAGCGGTCGACATCGGACATGTTGGCGACATTCACGAGGTGAAAGCCGATTCGCTCAATCAAATGCTTGCTGCCGGCGTGATCCCGGTGGTCTCGACTGTCGCGGTCGACGTCGATCACCCGGAGGAAGTCCTCAACGTCAACGCCGATACGGCCGCTGCGGCCATCGCGGCAGCGGCGAACGCGGATAAGCTCATCATGCTCACCGACGTCGAAGGCCTCTACCTTGACTGGCCAGACAAATCATCGCTCGTCTCTGAGATTCATCCTGATGAGGTGCGCACACTACTCGACCGGCTTGATTCAGGTATGAAACCAAAGATGGAAGCCGCGCTGTACGCCGTCGATCATGGCGTGCCGAAAGCACATATTATTGATGGCCGGATGGCACATTCGATGCTCCTAGAAATCTTCACCGATGCGGGCATCGGAACTCAGGTCACATGGGAGGCAGCGAGGTGACGTACAAAAACTTTTACAGTCAGGCGATGATGGACGCCTTTGGCACGCCACAGCTCGTGATTGATCGCGGCGAAGGCGTGTACGTGTGGGACACCGACGGCAAGAAATATCTCGATCTCCTCGCAGGTATCGCCGTCAACGCTCTTGGCTACGGCCATCCGGCGATCACTCACGCACTGTGTGAACAAGCCCAAAAAGTCACGCACACGTCGAACTTTTTTGCCACGGTACCGCAGATCGAACTCGCCCGTACTTTGCAAAAGATGCTTTCTGCCGAAGGATACGTGGGTGCGTCGGCACGCACATTCTTCTGCAATTCGGGTGCGGAAGCTAACGAGGCCGCAATCAAAATCGCGCTCATGCACAAGCCGCGCGGGCGGATTATCGCGCTGACCAACGGCTTCCACGGCCGTACACTCGGATCCTTGGCGA from Trueperella bialowiezensis encodes the following:
- the argB gene encoding acetylglutamate kinase, which encodes MTGMLQRLQGAQAKAETLIEALPWIREFAGKRVVIKYGGNAMVNDDLKRAFAKDIIFMRSVGLYPIVVHGGGPQINSMLQRVGITSEFRGGLRVTDKDTMDVVRMVLTGQVQRELVSLLNIDGPYAMGLSGEDAGLLTARRRTATIDGKAVDIGHVGDIHEVKADSLNQMLAAGVIPVVSTVAVDVDHPEEVLNVNADTAAAAIAAAANADKLIMLTDVEGLYLDWPDKSSLVSEIHPDEVRTLLDRLDSGMKPKMEAALYAVDHGVPKAHIIDGRMAHSMLLEIFTDAGIGTQVTWEAAR